The genomic region GTCACCCATATCACCCTCAAGCTCCGCTTTTGGAACTAAAGCAGCAACTGAATCTACAACAATAATATCAACAGCGCCAGAACGAATAAGCATCTCAGCAATATCTAGCGCCTGTTCACCGTAATCAGGCTGGGAAATAATAAGATCATCTACCTTAATACCAATATTAGCAGCATGAATGGGATCAAGAGCATGTTCGGCATCAATAAACGCACAAATACCACCCTTTTTTTGTGCTTGAGCAATAGCATGAAGTGCAAGTGTCGTTTTTCCTGATGCCTCAGGTCCATAAATTTCAACAATACGGCCAACCGGTAAACCACCTACTCCAATTGCTTGATCAATCAAGATTGATCCAGTAGAAACGGAATCAATCTTCGTATGGCCAGCCTGTCCCAAAAGCATAACTGCACCATTACCGTATTGCCGATCTATCTGAGAAAAAGTAACTTCTAGTGCTTTCCTTTTCGGATCCTCTGTAGCACCCTCTTTGAAAGAAGAAAATTTTGCTTTAGGCTTGACACTTTTGATTGCCATATTGTAATTCTTTACTGCTGATTATAATTATAAGATTCATTTGTTTTTATTGTAGCATTTCTATACAAAGAAGCAACAAATGCTTGCTGAGATATTTGATAGGCGTCTTTTAATTGCATGCGCCGCAACTGCGTTTTTTGTGCATTAAACAATTGTTCATCAAAAGCCTGAATATCATCAAGACGACCTAAATGCCCTTCCTTTCCGGTAGTAAATTCAACAACGGCACCTATCTTTTCTAACTGTAGCAATTGCGTGGTTGGAACTCCTTCTGCAGTAAGTTTTTGTAGAGTTTCTTGATCTTTTGTATTTATCCAATCTGTTGTTCTAACTTTTGCATCTAAATCCTTAGCAATTTCTTGAAAGCTTTTACCTTGAGATTCCTGCTTGAGCTGAGCAAATTGCTCTTGCATTGCCGTGAGAGCTCGTTCTTGGTACAAATCCTCAGTAACACGTTCTTGTAATAAAGCAAGAGAAGGTAAATGTCTTTTATCAATGTAACTCAACTTGACCACAAAGCCTTTACCCTCTGAAAAGTAAAATGAGTACCCATCTTTGTGTAGTCTGAAGAGTACTTGAGCCAATGGAGAATTATCATTAACTATGGATTCAATATTCTTACTAGCACCTCCTTTTTCATCAACAAATTTCTGCCATACAGTAACATCTTGCAATGCTCGTTTTTTTAGTTGTTGTACATCTTCTTCAAATGCATGCTGAAACGATTGTGCCAATAAGCTATCTCGAATGCTATTACTAACGGATGAAAAAGACTTATATGTTTGAGGTTCTCTAGAAATTCTCTGTATGATCTCAAAACCTTTACTTGTTTTAATCACAGGAGAAAAATCACCATCATTTTTCAATAAAAATGCTGCCTTTTCAAAGTCTCGTTCATGGGTATTTTTTGAAAAAGTTGCTATCGACTCAGCATCATTTGCAAATGATGCCGGATCAGCAATAAATTTTTGGCGTGCATTTGTTGCTTCCTGTTTATTGTTAAATACAATACGACGCACGGTTACTTTAGTTGGACTTTCAACAAAATAGCGGGCTTTATTGTCATTATAATATTTTTCTATTTGCTCGTTAGAAACAGTAATACCATACATTCGTGGTGTAATCTCCCATACAATACCAGCGCGTCTTTCTGGCACCCAGTAGCGTTTTTCTTTTGAATTTTTTGCATCAAAAAATGTTTTTAACTCCTGTTGGGAAACTTCTTGCTCTTTTACCTTTTTCAAAAAAGTGCTCATTGGTATAGTAAGTAGTGTAAATTTTTTACCTGAATTTTCCCTAATAAACCTATTTTTTACCTCAGATTCAAGAGTATAACTAGCATGTTGTACAAATACTAGGGTCATAGATCGTTCAAGAGCATGTTCTATACGATCTTCAAAGTCCGCGGTAGTGAGCCCTATTTTCTGCAAATGATTGCGCAATCGATTCATCTCAATTCCTTGCGGCCCAATTATATAGCGTGGTACAAGGCTGGGCGTTTCTTGTTGTAAAAATGGCAAATTATGCAATTGTTGAGAAATATACTCTCGATCAACGGCAATAAAAAGCTTTTGAGTTGCCTGATCGAGTAATGTATCACGAACTATTTTATCAAATGCAAGTACTTCAGGATTAAGAACAAGACCCATAAGTTGAGCAAATAGTTCTGCATTTTCTCCGTAATATGTTCTGAATATTTCAACCAACTCTTGCTGCCCCATGATTGCCCGAACAAGATCGTTACGATCAACCTTCGTACCATTAATATCAATTACCCACTCTGTTTTGCTCATTGCCATTTTAATAATCCCAGGTAGCGAAAATGCACCTGCAAGCGCAAGAGCTATGACAAGAAGTAATCCCTTATAAACTCTGCTTTTCATTCCTCGGCGTATAACCGTAATCATGGAGTATACCTTTTAGTTATGAGTATCTTATCACATTAGGCTGCTACAATACGTACATCGTGTAGTCGCTCACTTTTTTTAACTCGACTTACAAGTGTTTCAAGCTGTTGCCTGTTATTGTATGTATCAGTTACTACCTGATACCAAGCAATATTTTTTCCCTGAGATGTTTTACTTTTACGCGTTTTTAACTTAACTGGTACATTTTGTTTAGACATGCGATCAATAAACTGGTTTGCCGCTTTTTTTGTACCGAAGCCAATCAACTGAGCACAATATTTTTTACTTTCAGCTACTTTACCTATACGTTCAAGATCAATATTACTTTTATCTGATATAACTTCTCTTTCTCCCGCCTTAAAAGTCAGAGAATGCCTTGTATTACTATTATTTAATGCATCTTGTAAAAGCTCTTTCTGCTCACAGGAGTTCACCACATCTATCTGTTCTTCAGGCACACAAACTTTTGCTTGTGATGTTTCTTGCTTGTCATACAAAGCACATACAGAACAATACATCTGATCAGCAAGTGATTCTTGTAGAGTAACACGTGAAAATTCTTGAGCACCCTCACTTTTACCCATAAAATAACCTGAAAT from Candidatus Dependentiae bacterium harbors:
- a CDS encoding SurA N-terminal domain-containing protein, with the translated sequence MITVIRRGMKSRVYKGLLLVIALALAGAFSLPGIIKMAMSKTEWVIDINGTKVDRNDLVRAIMGQQELVEIFRTYYGENAELFAQLMGLVLNPEVLAFDKIVRDTLLDQATQKLFIAVDREYISQQLHNLPFLQQETPSLVPRYIIGPQGIEMNRLRNHLQKIGLTTADFEDRIEHALERSMTLVFVQHASYTLESEVKNRFIRENSGKKFTLLTIPMSTFLKKVKEQEVSQQELKTFFDAKNSKEKRYWVPERRAGIVWEITPRMYGITVSNEQIEKYYNDNKARYFVESPTKVTVRRIVFNNKQEATNARQKFIADPASFANDAESIATFSKNTHERDFEKAAFLLKNDGDFSPVIKTSKGFEIIQRISREPQTYKSFSSVSNSIRDSLLAQSFQHAFEEDVQQLKKRALQDVTVWQKFVDEKGGASKNIESIVNDNSPLAQVLFRLHKDGYSFYFSEGKGFVVKLSYIDKRHLPSLALLQERVTEDLYQERALTAMQEQFAQLKQESQGKSFQEIAKDLDAKVRTTDWINTKDQETLQKLTAEGVPTTQLLQLEKIGAVVEFTTGKEGHLGRLDDIQAFDEQLFNAQKTQLRRMQLKDAYQISQQAFVASLYRNATIKTNESYNYNQQ